The Hippopotamus amphibius kiboko isolate mHipAmp2 chromosome 13, mHipAmp2.hap2, whole genome shotgun sequence sequence AATAAATCAACTTTATGTAATTGCCTTATGggatatctcatttaatcctcatagtaaCCTGTGAGATAGTTGTTCATGTTAGGgccattttccttttccacatgAGACTTGAGGGGTGTTAAATAACTCGCCCAAGTCCAGGGCCAGCAAGTAGTGGAGTTGATATCCAAACCTTATCAGTGTAGACTGCAAATCTTATGACTTTTCCACTTTATGATCCTATACTATGGAGCTAAAAGCCCGGCTACTTCTTTAAGCCCCTGTTGCCTTTGGAATTACAGAAAGCTCTCTAACCACCAGGCTTTGCGGAGGGGCCTCACTGATACAGAGCTGGGCTGTTGTCCGTGTAGGGATagagaagaatgagaaaagaCTCTCTCCTGATTCAAGGGGTTTGATGTGTCTGGCAGGCCCAACATACAGACCAGGCTCCCAGTCCAGCACAAGGCGGGATGCAGGCACCAGAGATGAGGCCCATTTCACTTTGTCGTGTCTGTTTTCATTACTAGGAAGAGCGATAGGGTTGCCTCCTCTCCATGTTTCATCCCAGCAAGTGTGTGGTCTGTAGGAATGAGAACAACAGGGAGCTCGAACTAGtctaaataattacttttttgaAGCACACAGCCTGCTCTGAGTTTTACagtaaagatttctttttaatatgcagCATGAAAGAATAatgctttgtttaaaaaagaaacccagtGATCTAAAGTTtgaatttaaaaacagataagAATATGATTGTTTGCAATATGAAACAGTTTCCCTAGTGCATAGACtgtgatttcattttcaaaagttgAATTTGCACCTAGTTATTGAGGCAGATTTATACATGAAGCATGGAATACCTGCACTTGAAAATGTCTGCAAAGCAAGTCTTCTGAATCCCCATTTACACTATATAGGCAcagcaatttttttccccttcttttcaaAATCCTTGTGGCATTACCCGAGATGAACAGAATTATTTACCCCTGTCCTCTTGAGTGCATTGTGTATGTTTGATAACCATAAAACCCACAGTGCCAGTGTAACTTGACTTATATGTTCCCTGAATAAATTTTCCActatgaaaagggaaaaatcagGGAACTCTAAGTAAATTGCTTCTACACCAAGCATTCAGTCTTAAGATTAGATCTAAAGAAAGGTCTTGCTTTTAATACAGTGCGTAAAGGACCATATCTGTATTAGAATTTCTTAATTTGGAGGGTTGATAGAAATTTCCCCCCAGAGAGAACATCTTAAAATAGGACTTTGGATATTCATATATTCCAGATCTGgttgtttaatgttttaaattctaaGGATTGTTTCAGCCAGAAAGTGATCCTGCAGAccatctcttccctctgcctgccaCTGTTccaattccttaaaaaagtaTATCACTGGCATCAATGGGAAGAACAGTCCTGCTTTTGATGCAACAGCAGTGAAGGCTGCTATTCTTGGTCCATGTCAGGAGCCGACAAGTAGATGATATTACCACACAAGGGACTAGACAGACACGGCTTTCAGATTCTACTTTGAGGATGACAGTTCCAGAATGTGTGCGTTTAATCTCTGTTCTCTTGTAGGTATCTTTCATCATCTCCCTTTACCAGCCTCTGCCCTTTGGTTTGAACCCAAATGAGAGATGCaacaataaatttaatttaaatgcgCAACTACCATGACTGTTTGCTATTGGCAATCTGCTATATGTAACTTCATTCCTCGCTACAATTCTGCAAGATAAATTCCTCTCAAGAACTAGTACAGAGAGATTAGACATGGTATGCAGGCAGATTAGTTCATGGTGTACAggtgaatataaataaaaaattatattttcagtaaATGAAAGTAGACCCAGAGTTATTATGATAAATATAGACATGGAATATGGAATAACACCAATCGTTTCCGTGCTtctgtctctttttattttttcaaacaccAGAGAAAAAACAGCATTTGAGAGTAGTCATAGCTGCCCGAGGAACCACTGTGGCTTTTGAGTTTATTAATCTTCATGTGATATGCCAGCTGTTCAGTTCCTGAGTTAAATTAGGAAATGAATGTATCTTTGTGCTATAGTACATCTTCCTTCTGGTTTCCTGGATACTTGCAGGAAATTCAGAAAATTGAGTCAAGTACTGATTAATTCCAGCTGCCCAGCTACACCTAGCTAGCAGCTAAGATGAGCCACAGCAATTAATGCAAAGgtctttaaaagcaaagaaaaaaatatggatttcactacatattaaaaatatactaaagtAGAAAGATAAGGTAGATATAAAACAATTACTCAGATACCCCCCATATATTTTAAGCTTCTTGAGTGCAGGGGCCCTGTCTCCTGGCTTTGAGTGCCACCTAGTCTGACActgaatagatgctcaacaagCATCAATTAAATTAATTTGAAGGATGAGTCATAGCTTTAgtatattttgtgaaatttctttttttgtttgtttttgaaagtaaCAGTGAATAATTAGTCATCTTTGAAAACCAAAAGGCGGAAAAAAGAAGCAAGGAGAAAGTTTGTATACCAAAGTGTTCCATTTATTACTTGTTTTGTATTAATGAAACATTAGTTTCACAGGACTTATGTTTAACATTAGGTTGACATCAAGgaccaaaaaaaattctttgatgaCATAAAGagcctgtatttttaaatataattttttttaaattatcaaagtaGTGCTACCACCCAAATttaggaaatagagaaaataataaataaatgatcttTGAAACTCTTAGTAGCTACAAAGGTGTAGAGATTATGCCTCTGTCCATAGGATGCAGTCACCAGACTTCAGCTCAAAGCTGTAAGATCTTCTATCAAACTTGCATGGAAGTGCTGAAGTTATAACTGGGTAGAAGTTTTTATCCAGTTGCTTTGGGCAGAAGGcaagtgaaaaataataatttaacaatCTTAGAATTCACTGCCACTTGAACACAAGGTCTGGTAGCTTTTCCGTGAGTAAAGGCCTCTTTTAAAACCTTGCTTTTCAGAGACTGGTTTGTTTTTCCATTAAGTAAACACGACCAAGACGAGGCCTTACTGACATTTCTTATATGTTAGCTTCTTTTCTGTTAATACCACCACAAGAAAGATGGGGCTGTTGGTCTTTTTCACTCTTAGGGGACAGAGATCTCTGGTGAGGAAGTCATTACTTTGCCTTGGGTTGTTGTCATTGAGTTTTTACTCAACTAatttcttgttcctttgttttctagaattttctaacTTTTAGATGTATTATTCATGTGATAGAACAACACTACATTAGAACAAATGCCCACTGAACATGTCTCAGTGTTGTActcttgttttgctttgttttgcttcattttgtaTTTAACAATAAtgcagggaatttcctggcggtccagtggttagggctctgtgctctcactgccgagggcccgggttcagtccctggtcagggaactaagattccgcaagccaAGCAGCGTGGccagaaaaacccaaaaacaataATGCATTCACCGTTGCTTTGAAATCCCTCTACCCCTAATTTACTCACGTGTGCTGTAGACATGGGCGTGAGTGTATATAGACAAACTGTCCCCATTCTTACTCCTAGCgtcctttctttccattcctgGTTCTCTGTCCTTCATACATCATTTATGTTTTGTCACTAAGAAGATATCCAAACCATTTATTCACACCCAATTAGCAGATATTGTTTGTAGGTTAGATTGAGTGCATGTAGAGAGACCTTGAAACTTGAGTCTCAAATCCCCAAGGACAATCCCTTTTCTAGACTATTacattctgctttgttttttttctcagtcACGTTTTTTGTATGCCTGCATTTTCAAAATTGTGAACATGTTTTAAGAAATGTGCACTATGGAGCTTAGTAATTATAAAGTCCTGCACATTTAAATCGATACCTCATATCTCTCTCTCAGATAAAATTATGCATCAACattagttttatatataatacaaatatatatgtgtgtgtgtacaaatgaatatatgtgtatgtatttaccTTTACATGTACACGTATAGATGGTGTATGGATGGATAGATACTGTATGTTAAAAGcatttaattttcccttttcccaAAGCAGCAACTTAGATAACAGGATCTCAGAATTAGATACAAGTGTATCTTAGTGACTTTCTAGGTTGAGTGCCGGGCCTTGTTGGTGTGAATGGTTTGCTTACTTTCCccatactttctttttgttttcacagatAAACATCATTCAGGGAATTGTGGCAGAAATCAACACCAAGACTGGAGAATCTGAATGCCGCTATTATAAAGAGCGACTTCTTTACTTGGAAGAAGGCCAGAAAGACTCCCTGATTGATAGCTCAAGGGTGCTGTGTTGTCATGGTGAACTGAAGAACAACCGGGGCGTGGTGAGTAGTTACTCTCCCTCAGTAATCTCATCCTGGGCCTCCCCAAATGCTTAATCCACTTGATGCTGAGCCTGCTGTTACTATGCCTTCCCTAACCAGGGTTACAGTCTTTAGACAAAAATTGCTCCTCCAGTGTCATTTATATCATAGGatcatatacttttaaatatatttatatatatatgtgtgtgtgtgtgtgtgtatttaatttcaTGACCAGTACATATTCAGAAAAATTTTGGAAACCAACATAGAGTTGccagctttttcttttgtttggtcatgaccttcaaaaacaaatacaaaacaattacCTTCTCCTCCCACTTTGATATCAGAAAGTAATGGTTGATTTTAACAGGATGTTAAAAAGTATATGATCTCAGAAAAACAGATAGCTCATTAATTGAATTCATTTAGCTTTATGAAAAATTCTTCTTTCTCATGAATTGGTACCTATCCACAAACTGACATTTTGAGACCAATTTTtcgttgctgttgttgtttttaataataacctACCCTGCCATCAGCTACATAGCTAGCTCTGACCTGTAGATATTCTGTTTCCTGGCTTTTATTCCTCAGTGGGTACTGAAATTGTTTCTCCTCTCCCATCATAGCAAGTTGTACAAATCTCCCCTGGAGGACTTGCTGCAGTGGGTTGTAATTCTCCATTTCTCTGCCAGTATCTTTCATTTTAACACGCTCTTTTAGGGTGAGGACTGTGCCTTGTCAGTCCCCAGCGCCTGTCTGGGGATCTGGCACGTATGAAGGCACGCCATAGCGTtaggtgaatgtgtgtgtgagtgaatgagtgaatgaataaatgcgtacataaaagaaaaatggatttgAACTACATGAGAGTCCATTCAACTCACCAggctatttttatatatagcagtagAAATTAATgctaatatgtaatatatacatataatttttatatattatatgtaacatgttttatataatatataaattttattatatattatatatatttaaatttcagcaTTGAGAAGGCCATTGAGAAAGTCTCCACTTGTTTTGTGTTTCATCTTCAATATCTATCCAACCCTTAGAATGAAAGCCAAAACTAGATTGAAAAGCTCTTACTAAAGCTTTGATGATTCAGGGGACGCCCTTTTGACCTGGACTATAAAGTGGCATTTATGAGCAGTCTTGGAAATGTTATTTGAAATCCCTGCACCCATTGTCAGTGCTGCTGTAGATCTAACCAGCTGATGTTGCAGCAGAGGTTATGAGACCTATCACAGGCCACTGTGAAGTGTTTCTGTTTGACTGGGGAGTTACTGATTGCCAGAAAACTGCATTCTGCTTTTTTGCTGATTTTTGGAAAGCACTGGTGGACTTCTAATGGCTGATGCTCTGGCTTCCTGAACATTCTTTCTCAGAAGCCCTGTGGGAAATAGGAAGATGCATCACTCCACAGAATGAGGGCTTGTTCTCTTTCTGTCCATCAGTCAAGGACTGAGACTCTCTGGCTGGATGTGCCTAGCGCATTAAAGGTGAACTCTATCTAGTTCATGCTTCAGGCAGATAGAGTTTTGAGAACAAAGATTttagttgggggagggggttgttttGGTTGGTGGGTTTGCTTTTCCCCGTAGAGCTGTAAAAGTCGTTATGAATAAAGTTCTGagttaggaaaaaaatctcagtagTTTGAGGGCAGGAAGCAGCTGCACCTAAGAAGAGGAATTCTCAGTGAACTTTCATAAATAagggatattttttaaagttgcccAGACACTCTGAGTTCAAACTGCCTACCTTGACTAGAAGAGTGATTGAAGTAGAAACAGTATAAAAATCCCTGATTATTTTTGGTATGTAAAACAGTGACTAACCCCTCCCCTTCCTAACCCCCAAAAGAAAAGTCAACATTCTCTCTgccattctctctcccctctccaccaAATAAAAGCCCTTAACTTGGTTATTTTGTGCTTTACTCTGTTTTTCAGTCTTcaaacctccccccaccccaaatacaCACCAATACAGAACCATCATCATTTGTGTTTCCATGAGCCAACATTCAgttgagcttcagtttctgcagtttttggtgtgtgtgtgtgtatgtgtgtgtctctctgtccttGCATCCGTCTGTGGCAGGGTAGGGATAGATGACCGGCAattatcttttctttcaaatgtaaAACTATCTGATAATGCTGAATGTGCTTCCTAGACCCCAAGTCAAGATTCTGATGTGAATTTTCAGCCCTACTCTTCTGGTCTCCTCTTTGAGACCCCTGGGCTGACATTCCCAAATATTGCCACTGGAAAACCAGAATCTAGCTACAAAGTCGTGGACCTTCTTACTTCAACTCCTAAGCATTTCCAAGCTGTGGGAAGAGTCTGGCACTTGGAGTTGAATGGAGCCAATCTACCCCAGCTCCACTCAGCAAAATTGCTTTCATAATGTGGTTTGAgacaagcttttatttttaagattctttttttgcCAACAACACACGTCAATCATCAGCCTTTTAAACACAACCTCTTCAGAGAACTGAGGTTCTTATGAACTTAACTGAGAAGGACAACTTCTTTGATCGTCTTTCTTTGTGGCTTCAGCAGCGTGCTCTGGTTTCCTTGGGAATGGGCAGTGTTCTCAACCTGGGTGCCTGGATGAAGCTGATAGTCAGCTCTGTGATTGAAGGAACAAGTGTTTTATGGATTTGAGAAGCAAAGATTAATATTAGGCTCTGATATACCAGTCTCATCCTTTATAGACTATTATTCATTTTGATCTCTTAGAATTGTATTGGGTAAAATAAACCAAAGCCAGGagagcacttttttttccttcattaccCCCTGTATTCTGCGGGgtttctctcgctctctctctttttttaatgttcctaTAAGAAACACACTAGAGGTTGAATTGCAGTGTGAAGAACGCCCCTGGAGCTGGCAGACCTGGCTGCAGGTGTCTGTAGGCAGAGAGGCCTTCTTTAGTGGGGCCCTAGGGAGGTGCTCCTATAGGGAAGGCAATGCATACGTCTGGAAATGCCTCCAACCCCCAACTACTGTTCTCCCGGAGGTAGATTCAAGCCTAGAAGTCATAAGCCAGTGTGAACCTGGTATCCAGGGACCTCTTAGCCACAGAGGTCCACTTACCAACTACTCATTAGATGATTGCTTAGGGGGAtcctgtgcatttttttcttccagaaactaCATGTTTTCCTGTTCCAAGAAGTACTTGTGATCACTCGAGCCGTCACTCACAACGAGCAGCTCTGCTACCAGTTGTACCGGCAGCCCATCCCCGTGAAGGACCTCCTGCTGGAAGACCTGCAGGATGGAGAAGTGAGGCTGGGCGGCTCCCTGCGTGGGGCATTCAGCAACAATGAGAGAAGTATGGATGGCTGTCCGTTTTGACCTGTTAAACGTCTTTGGTCCTGGTGGTTTGGAGGGAATGGCTGGCTGGTGAAAAGAGAAGAGCCATAGCCTTGGAGTCAAACTGCATTCCAGTTTTGTTTCATCAATTACTGGTTGTGTAACCTTACTCAACCTCTGTGAGCCTTAGtttcccatctgcaaagtggggaaTGCATCcatacctacttcataggattgttatAAGGACTGAGCAAGACACTGCAAGTTGACCTGTCTGCATATAACTGATGTCCCTTAAGCTCCCTTACTCTGACTCCTTCCACTGGATAAAAGCATTCTTAAGACCAGACAGTCCCTATGTGATTATAGTTGCATAATGGTGCGTTTTTGTAGTTGAGCTGGCAGACTTGTCTCTAAAGAGACATAACTATGGTCAGTTGGGTTGAGGGTTTATCTGTAATTACTTGAATAGGCTTCTCTAACTTGAGACTTAATAAACAAAGGAATTAACCAAGAGAAGCTTAGATAGCAATGTCTCTCCAGTGTCTtctatgtgtcaagcactgtgccAGGGGAACTAAACAGTTCAGTTCTTTGGAGGCCCTGTGGAACTTACATTGTGATGGAGGAGACAGatgagaaacaaataaataatccaTGTGCGTTAAAAAAACTAAAACCcagtaaggagagagagaggaatagcAATAGGAGGTCTGTTTAAGATGAAATGGTCAGGGAAGTCTTCTTTGAACAAGTAACATTTGAGCCTCTTAGGTTAACATTGGCATCATATTGTCAAAGTAATTCACATATACTGCCTCTTACCTACTCACCAGTCCCTCCGCCCTAGTGGTAATactagtagcagtagtagtactTGTATTTCTTGAGTactgactatgtgccaggcattgcacAAGCACTTACATATATTATCATATTTATCCCTCATAAGAGCCATCTAAGGtagattctctttgtttttcccattttacaaataaagaaactgagacgtAGGGGAGTTAAGGCATTTGCCCCACAGCAAAGACTGGAGCCTGAATTTATCTGAAGCCAGTCTGTTGGCTACAGGGATCGTGCAGGGGGACTGACTGAGGGCAGGCACTTCTGTGAACCACATGCATATGGCACACAGAGCCCATTAAATGCCAGTTAATGTTGTTATTAAACTAAATCAAATGTCTTCCATGTTGTGCACTACcgttttttaaaagcacatagctccaggaattctctggtggtccagtggttaggactccacgctttcattgccaagggcctgggttcaatccctggtcagggaactaagatcccacaagctgcatggcacggccaaaaaaatataaataaaaaaattttttaaataaatgcgcATAGCTCCTGTTGCAGTTAttacaatgttattttaaaatgaaaccaaaCTTCTAAGAGTTCTGTGTCTTTACATATCTTCTCAATCATCGGATAGTAAATATGCAGGTCCTGTCCTGTGGAGGGTCTTGGGCCTGTTTGATATTACAAAGAGCTTCTTAAACTTGAAAAAAGCTCTAGCTTGGGGCAGTTTTTGAAATTACAGATTATgagacccacctcagacctatAGAATTCAGATCTCTAAGGGTGAGACCCTGGGATCTATATTTTTAACATGCTCTTGGGAGATTCTGATATGCAACTAGGTTTGGTACCCAGTACTCTGGGGTCCCCTGAAACAGAAGACATAGTTGTCCTGTACTGATTTGCTAGCTTCTGAGGGCAACTGAGTGCCAGACCTGTGTCAGCACCTGTTGACTGATGCAGGCTGCAGGGTCCTGGATCAGTGGGGCACGTTTAGTAATCAATGAGTGATCTCTGCCATGCGTATTGGGGTTAGTGTCACCACACATGTTATCTTTGGCCTGAGGAAATACCTGTCCGTTGACctttttttcatgtgtgtttcATTTCTAGTTAAAAACTTCTTCAGAGTAAGTTTCAAAAATGGATCCCAAAGTCAGACCCACTCACTACAAGCCAATGACACGTTCAACAAACAGCAGTGGCTCAACTGTATTCGTCAAGCCAAAGAAACAGTTCTGTGTgctgcagggcaggctggggtACTTGACTCCGAGGGACCATTCCTAGATCCCACCACCGGGAGCAGGGAGCCACAGGGAGACACAAAACTTGAGCAGATGGACCAATCGGACAGTGAATCAGATTGTAGCATGGACACAAGCGAGGTCAGCCTTGACTGTGAGCGCATGGAGCAGACAGACTCTTCCTGTGGGAACAGCAGGCATGTTGAAAGCAACGTGTGACAGAAGCGTGTACTTCCTGGAAGTAGCCCTGTGTCTTACCTGTACAGTATTTGCATTCCACACATGGAACGGTTTGGAGAAGCACTTTTTAATACATAGTGACTGTGTTGACCCAGTCTCTTCCATCTGTACTTTTTTGTCCCTAGTACTGTAACTGCCAACCTGTGTCAGCTGGAATCTGTGGCACCTGTTACCCTGTATTGTATTTCACAAGTGTCTGGATGGATGGAGAAGTACTTGAACAAATTACTTTCACTTGTcctgctgaattttaaaaaatagaaagaaaacaatctcTAAACTACATGTTCCATGTAGATTACTTAAAGCGTCCTTCCATGTTTCTCTAGAGCTTTTCTGGCTCTTCGACAGGGTAGCTGAAGGCATAAAATTTAAAGGGCCTTGCAAACAGGGCATGAGAAAGTTACTTGTGTTTTGTGATGGCATTTGAAGGAGAACCGGGAAAGATCAGTGTTTCAAGTTAAATTGGTTCAATGTCATCCAACCAAAAAGCATGAAAACATCCCTCGGGATTCTGAAGGTTTAATTTTGCAAAGGAAGAAGCACTCTCTTGACCTTGCAATTTCATCCAGTACAAATTTGATGCAATAATCTATTAGGACATGAAATAAAGTCTGACCTTAAAAGGATCAGCACAAAAGCAGCTGTCAGCTCTGAATCTTGAACTGAAGTGTGCGTTGCACCAAGAGGCCTCTGCCATAGATGCTGGCTGGCCTTAGCCATTTCTAGCCTAAAATATCAGGATAGAACTCAAAGGGCCTGGGAAAACCTGGCAGGATAGCAAAAAGGCCCGTCTTTGCTTTGTTTCATCTGCCTAGGCCTGCTCGTATTTTAGAgcatgaatgaagaaatgaggaAGAGACTGCCACTCAGTCAGTGACTGTTTACAGAAACAGGTGAGAAGAAGAATTTGCAAGTGCTCCATTGTGACCGTATGTGGGAAGCATTAAAAGCGAAAAGCAAGGTCCATTGTCCTTCTGGGAAAAACCAGAGCCTTGGGTTTTCCTGCTCCACTTTTGGGTCATCATTTGCCATCGCTGGCTCTGTGCTGGGATCAGAATCATAATTACATTCTCCAGAGGCCGACTTAATTAACTGTATCATTAATTAGGATCAGTTAGCCAAACTAGTAACCTCTTTGTCCAGCCTTGATTTACAATGCACGGTGAGTCACAGACCTTTAAAAAAGTTAACTGAATGCACAGAAAAGCTCCCTGCGAGGGTAAATGTTAAAGATAACTTGTGCAAAATTGTACCCACACCAGCACTAGTAGTAATGATTCTAAAttattgccaaaaaaaaagtttgtttgtttttttaaatctgtctttCAAGTTTACACAAAGGAAAGCAGTAAATACTCTGTTGTCAGTTTATTATGTGTCTATCATGTGCATTCAAAGAAGCTGTGTGACAAGATTTATCAATGTAAAACAAGGTATAgtacttatttttgaaaaaaaaaaaatgttgtggtCAATTTTATCCTGTAaaacatatttctgtatttatagattttaaacacagtgaattttttttttctattacaagtTTATTTAAAACTGCTTTGTTTCTCAAGTTGTTATTGATTTAGCGACTGAATGAATCTGCTgcagacagaagcagagagaagccgAGAAAAGTTGTTTGATGGTGGGGAAAAGAATGAATCATTCTTTGCAGGAGCCATCAGCCACTTTGTCCAGCATGTTGAGAAAAGAGGTCTGTCAAGGGCTGGCCAATGAGAAGAAAGTCAGTGAATGTTTCATGAAATGAATGTTTTTGTATAATGGCCTTAAACTTTTCTGGAAGCATTtcaaataaattacattaaaaatgtcaTCTTCTTTGTATATAGTACTTGCCCTACAAACATCAGACTTCAATGATCTTCTTGGGATGTTCTTTCCAAAATTTTTGCTTGTATGCAAATACACACATTAAGATAGAGTGTGGGTTGAAATAAATGCTATGCTTTGATCTATCAAAGCTCTTGCAGAACCCATAtttctaagatttatttttttcaaggattCTCtactcacttttttcctttttcttttttttaatttttaattttatattggagtatagttaacaatgttgtgttaatcagctatactccagtgtgcagcaaagtgattcagttatacatatacatgtatctattctttttcaaattcttttgctatatagttattacagaatattgaacagagttccctctgctatacagtaggtgttTGTTGGTTATCCATCTTAAATATGGCAGTGCGTACAtgtcgatcccaaactcccaatccatccctccccctcatcctctgctgctaaccataagttcattctctaagtctgtgagtgtgtttctgttttgtaaacaagttcatttgtatcatttttttaagaactcttattgagatacagttaacagataataaacagcatatatttagagtgtacaatttggtatcccagtctcccaattcatcccccccaatcctccccactttccccacttggtgtccatgtgtttgttctctatatctgtgtctctatttctgccttgcatttcctctttcatagttgttagcatttgccttatgtattgaggtgctcctatattgggtgcatagatatttataattgttatctcctcttcttggatggatcccttgatctttatgtaatgtcctttcttgtctcttgtaacattttttattttaaagtctattttatctgatatgagtatcactactccagctttcttttgatttccatttgcatggaatatctttttccagcccctcactttcagtctgtatgtgtccctaggtctgaagtgggtctcttgtagacagcatatatatgggtcttgtttttgtatccattcagccagtctgtgtcttttggttggtgcatttagtccatttacattcaaggtaattatcgatatgtatgttcctagtaccattttcttaattgttttgtttttgtttttgtaggcccttttcttctcttatgtttcccgcttagagaagttcctttagcatttgttgtagggctggtttggtggtgctgaattctcttagctgttgctagtctgtaaagctt is a genomic window containing:
- the ARHGEF3 gene encoding rho guanine nucleotide exchange factor 3 isoform X7, giving the protein MLTSKEIKRQEAIFELSQGEEDLIEDLKLAKKAYHDPMLKLSIMTEQELNQIFGTLDSLIPLHEDLLSQLRDVRKPDGSTEHVGPILVGWLPCLSSYDSYCSNQVAAKALLDHKKQDHRVQDFLQRCLESPFSRKLDLWNFLDIPRSRLVKYPLLLREILRHTPNDNPDQQHLEEAINIIQGIVAEINTKTGESECRYYKERLLYLEEGQKDSLIDSSRVLCCHGELKNNRGVKLHVFLFQEVLVITRAVTHNEQLCYQLYRQPIPVKDLLLEDLQDGEVRLGGSLRGAFSNNERIKNFFRVSFKNGSQSQTHSLQANDTFNKQQWLNCIRQAKETVLCAAGQAGVLDSEGPFLDPTTGSREPQGDTKLEQMDQSDSESDCSMDTSEVSLDCERMEQTDSSCGNSRHVESNV